Proteins encoded by one window of Candidatus Sumerlaea chitinivorans:
- a CDS encoding hydroxydechloroatrazine ethylaminohydrolase, putative: protein MTDTILIRQVRVVATFDDTGRELEQCDILIRGNRIAAIGPNLTAPSGTEIIDAHSMLCLPGMVNCHHHLYQTLTRAVPRVQNAELFEWLINLYEIWRELTPEFVYVSALVGLGELLLTGCTTTTDHLYLFPRGQDGRLIDAEIRAALELGIRFHPTRGCMTRGKSHGGLPPDDVVQTEEEILADCERLIATWHDPAPDAMVKIALAPCSPFSVEERTMIELAALARRHGLRLHTHLAETRDEERYCAEVYGLRPVEWADKIGWLGPDVWFAHMVHVSDQEIARLAATGTGVAHCPASNMRLGSGIAPIPAMIRAGVPVGLGVDGSASNDASDMLGEVRQAMLLHRVMGGARAITAREVLRLATRGGARVLGYSDLGCLAEGALADLVLINLERIGFAGAMHDPVAAVVFAGDSHIVDYSIVNGRIVVRDGRLVSVTEQEIVRRANEAAAEMVRGAQRKTGIRFLEFPEENS from the coding sequence ATGACTGATACGATTCTAATCCGCCAAGTACGTGTGGTGGCCACATTTGATGACACTGGCCGCGAACTCGAGCAGTGCGACATTCTTATCCGGGGCAATCGCATCGCGGCAATCGGCCCAAACCTGACCGCGCCCTCGGGCACGGAGATCATCGACGCCCACTCCATGCTTTGCCTTCCCGGCATGGTGAATTGCCATCATCATCTTTACCAAACTCTCACGCGCGCCGTACCACGTGTGCAAAACGCCGAACTTTTTGAATGGCTCATCAACCTCTACGAAATCTGGCGCGAGCTCACGCCGGAGTTTGTGTACGTGAGCGCGTTGGTTGGCCTTGGTGAGCTCCTGCTCACCGGCTGCACCACGACTACTGACCATCTTTACCTCTTTCCCCGGGGTCAGGATGGCCGGCTCATCGACGCAGAAATTCGCGCCGCGCTTGAGCTCGGCATCCGCTTCCACCCCACGCGTGGATGCATGACCCGCGGCAAAAGCCATGGGGGGCTGCCGCCCGACGACGTCGTGCAAACCGAGGAGGAAATCCTCGCCGACTGCGAGCGCTTGATTGCGACGTGGCATGATCCCGCTCCCGACGCCATGGTAAAGATCGCGTTGGCGCCGTGCTCGCCATTCTCGGTCGAAGAGCGCACCATGATTGAGCTTGCAGCACTCGCGCGTCGGCACGGCTTACGCCTCCACACGCATTTGGCGGAAACTCGTGACGAGGAGCGCTACTGTGCCGAAGTCTATGGCTTGCGGCCAGTCGAGTGGGCCGACAAAATTGGGTGGCTCGGCCCCGACGTCTGGTTTGCCCACATGGTCCACGTCTCCGATCAGGAAATCGCTCGCCTTGCCGCGACGGGAACCGGCGTCGCGCACTGCCCCGCCTCCAATATGCGTCTTGGGTCTGGCATCGCTCCGATCCCGGCAATGATTCGCGCTGGCGTGCCCGTGGGGTTAGGGGTAGACGGCAGTGCAAGTAACGACGCGAGCGACATGCTGGGTGAAGTGCGTCAAGCGATGCTCCTGCACCGCGTGATGGGCGGCGCGCGCGCCATCACTGCCCGCGAGGTCCTGCGCCTCGCCACGCGCGGAGGCGCCCGCGTGCTCGGCTACAGCGATCTCGGCTGTTTAGCGGAGGGAGCTTTAGCCGACCTTGTGCTCATCAACCTCGAACGCATTGGTTTCGCGGGGGCAATGCATGACCCCGTCGCCGCCGTCGTTTTCGCCGGCGATTCACACATCGTGGATTACTCCATCGTCAATGGCCGAATCGTGGTGCGCGACGGGCGGTTGGTGTCCGTTACTGAGCAGGAGATTGTGCGCCGCGCGAACGAAGCCGCTGCGGAAATGGTGCGAGGCGCCCAGCGAAAAACCGGAATCCGCTTTCTGGAGTTCCCCGAGGAAAATTCCTAA
- a CDS encoding Nitroreductase family protein — MNTLEAIRTRRSVRVFINEPVKREVLVELVRAAMQAPSAGNQQAWQFVVVDNRQILKRIPEFHPYAQMAETAPAAILVCGDLELEQRKGYWVQDCSAATQNLLLAAHDLGLGAVWTGVYPREDRVKGARKLFGLPEHVVPLSLVFVGYPAEHPQPEDRFREDRVHWNHW, encoded by the coding sequence ATGAACACGTTGGAAGCAATCCGGACGCGACGCAGTGTGCGGGTGTTCATCAACGAGCCCGTGAAACGGGAAGTCTTAGTGGAATTGGTGCGAGCCGCCATGCAGGCCCCATCCGCGGGCAATCAGCAGGCGTGGCAGTTTGTGGTAGTGGATAACCGACAAATTCTCAAGCGGATCCCGGAATTCCATCCGTATGCGCAGATGGCGGAGACGGCTCCCGCTGCAATTCTGGTATGCGGCGACCTCGAGCTTGAGCAGCGCAAGGGCTACTGGGTTCAGGATTGCTCGGCGGCCACACAAAACTTGCTCCTTGCCGCCCACGATCTTGGTTTAGGCGCGGTCTGGACGGGGGTGTACCCACGTGAGGATCGGGTGAAGGGGGCACGCAAGCTTTTTGGGCTTCCAGAGCATGTGGTCCCGCTCTCCTTGGTTTTTGTGGGGTATCCGGCCGAACATCCACAACCAGAGGATCGTTTCCGCGAGGATCGGGTGCACTGGAACCACTGGTAA